One region of Macadamia integrifolia cultivar HAES 741 unplaced genomic scaffold, SCU_Mint_v3 scaffold2094, whole genome shotgun sequence genomic DNA includes:
- the LOC122065693 gene encoding methyltransferase-like protein 7B, which translates to MMVLMMYSQSHYLLPPCERSHCCFNFRKITVSGLEPNPSQIKALVLSTINATSTTNARIPIESPLKRDYSESPIPKSSSNDVYVPLGSHCPKGLCLCGRRRFIGASGAALLPTFPSNASDLKPDQAAMLERIHPPRPDWYEEFYALVLEKGMKAYEVEVAGYKSELFSKLRGRSKKVLELGIGTGPNLKYYASGGEVYVYGVDPNKKMEKYAREAAVAAGLPPSNFNFIQTVGEALPLNDASMDIVVGTLVLCSVVDVSLTLEEVKRVLKPGGLYIFMEHVAAQDGTALKFIQGILDPLQQIVADGCHLTRETGKDIAEAGFSGVDINMAFIPSVFPLSPHIYGIACK; encoded by the exons ATGATGGTGCTGATGATGTATTCACAGTCCCATTACCTGCTCCCGCCATGTGAACGTAGCCATTGTTGTTTTAATTTCCGCAAAATAACAGTATCGGGTTTGGAACCAAATCCTTCACAGATCAAAGCCCTTGTTCTATCCACAATCAATGCAACATCAACCACGAATGCCAGAATCCCAATTGAATCGCCCCTTAAACGCGATTACTCGGAATCTCCGATACCGAAGAGCAGCAGCAATGATGTATATGTTCCCTTGGGTTCGCACTGCCCCAAGGGGTTATGTTTATGTGGGAGAAGACGTTTCATCGGAGCCTCAGGAGCAGCTTTGCTTCCTACCTTTCCTTCAAATGCTTCCGATCTGAAGCCTGACCAAGCG GCTATGCTTGAGAGGATTCATCCCCCAAGACCAGATTGGTATGAGGAGTTCTATGCTTTGGTTTTGGAGAAGGGCATGAAAGCTTATGAGGTAGAG GTTGCAGGTTATAAATCAGAACTGTTTTCTAAATTGAGAGGGAGGAGTAAGAAAGTTTTGGAGCTTGGCATTGGGACTGGTCCCAATCTCAAATATTATGCCAGTGGTGGTGAAGTCTATGTTTATGGTGTAGATCCAAATAAAAAGATGGAAAAATATGCTCGAGAGGCAGCAGTAGCAGCAGGTCTACCAccatcaaattttaattttatacaaACA GTTGGTGAGGCATTGCCACTAAATGATGCTTCTATGGACATAGTTGTTGGAACTCTTGTATTATGTTCTGTTGTAGATGTTAGTTTGACATTAGAAG AAGTGAAGAGGGTGCTGAAACCAGGTGGCCTTTACATTTTCATGGAACATGTGGCTGCACAAG ATGGAACAGCTCTCAAATTCATCCAGGGTATTCTAGATCCTTTGCAACAGATAGTGGCCGATGGGTGTCATCTCACAAGGGAAACAGGAAAGGATATTGCTGAAGCTGGGTTTTCAGGTGTTGATATTAACATGGCCTTCATCCCTAGTGTGTTCCCTCTAAGCCCCCACATATATGGGATAGCATGTAAATAA